One Natronomonas moolapensis 8.8.11 genomic region harbors:
- a CDS encoding IMP cyclohydrolase gives MYVGRFIVVAPDRAAYRVSSRSFPNRRVIDRDGTLTVAPTTAAPETDNPYISYNCLRTTAGDTHAVVGNGTQVDPITEKLESGYPPRDALAESLLALDYEKDDYDTPRIAGVVGEESYVGIVRRDALLVESVGEPTLVATYEKDAPEPDVLEATDPSAMAAELYGREFEHPVCAAAVAADGEGFSTGHHNGKQ, from the coding sequence ATGTACGTCGGACGGTTCATCGTCGTCGCGCCGGATCGAGCCGCCTACCGGGTCTCCTCGCGGTCGTTCCCGAACCGCCGTGTCATCGACCGCGACGGGACGCTCACCGTGGCCCCTACGACGGCAGCCCCGGAGACGGACAACCCCTACATTTCGTACAACTGCCTGCGGACGACGGCGGGTGACACCCACGCCGTCGTCGGCAACGGGACGCAGGTCGACCCGATCACCGAGAAACTCGAATCGGGCTACCCGCCGCGGGACGCGCTGGCGGAATCGTTGCTCGCGCTCGACTACGAGAAGGACGACTACGACACGCCGCGGATCGCCGGCGTCGTCGGCGAGGAGAGCTACGTCGGCATCGTCCGCCGGGACGCCCTCCTCGTCGAGTCGGTCGGGGAACCGACACTCGTTGCGACCTACGAAAAAGACGCCCCCGAACCGGACGTGCTTGAGGCAACCGATCCGTCGGCGATGGCGGCGGAACTTTACGGGCGCGAGTTCGAACACCCGGTCTGTGCGGCCGCGGTCGCGGCCGACGGCGAGGGGTTTTCGACCGGACACCACAACGGCAAACAGTGA
- a CDS encoding homing endonuclease associated repeat-containing protein, whose amino-acid sequence MPTTESDCLDALRRAAERLGESPTKAQYEALDVRPSSTTIRRVVGGWNEAKERAGLGTYSQDDGGGTEIRPKPDSVTIPDGEDWEDLTPQQRWYYKNRGHRIETKERRRRELRAWFTQLKRDRFACKRCGEDRPAALDFHHPDSKDIGVSQMVNHGYSKRRIREEVDRCVVLCANCHRTEHREASPSETHGEQRRQRTQGPETLAPDIRERRRSWVVRYKRESDGCARCDVSDPICLDFHHPAAKTAGVSRMLSQRYPLEAIRREVDDCVLLCANCHRAEHHGSGTETDSV is encoded by the coding sequence ATGCCGACGACGGAGTCCGACTGCCTCGACGCGCTCCGGAGGGCGGCCGAGCGGCTCGGGGAGTCGCCCACGAAAGCCCAATACGAGGCGTTAGACGTCCGTCCCTCGTCGACGACGATTCGGCGGGTCGTCGGCGGGTGGAACGAGGCGAAGGAGCGCGCCGGCTTGGGAACCTATTCACAGGACGACGGGGGTGGAACGGAAATCCGTCCCAAGCCCGATTCCGTCACCATTCCCGACGGCGAGGACTGGGAGGACCTCACCCCCCAACAGCGGTGGTATTACAAAAACCGCGGGCACCGGATCGAGACCAAGGAACGCCGACGGCGGGAACTCAGGGCGTGGTTCACCCAGTTGAAACGCGATCGCTTCGCCTGTAAGCGGTGTGGTGAGGACCGCCCCGCCGCGCTCGACTTTCACCACCCCGATTCGAAGGATATCGGAGTCTCACAGATGGTCAATCACGGGTACTCGAAACGGCGCATACGCGAAGAAGTCGATCGCTGTGTCGTCCTCTGTGCGAACTGCCATCGAACGGAACACCGCGAAGCCTCGCCCTCAGAGACCCACGGGGAGCAAAGGCGACAAAGGACTCAGGGCCCGGAAACACTCGCCCCCGACATCCGCGAGAGACGCCGAAGCTGGGTAGTGCGGTACAAACGCGAGAGCGACGGCTGTGCGCGCTGTGACGTCTCCGATCCCATCTGTCTCGATTTCCACCACCCGGCAGCGAAGACGGCGGGAGTCTCGAGGATGCTCTCACAGCGGTATCCGCTCGAGGCGATACGCCGTGAGGTCGACGACTGCGTGTTGCTTTGTGCGAACTGTCACCGTGCCGAACACCACGGCTCGGGGACCGAAACCGATAGCGTTTAG